The following coding sequences are from one Diabrotica virgifera virgifera chromosome 2, PGI_DIABVI_V3a window:
- the LOC126880668 gene encoding uncharacterized protein LOC126880668, with protein sequence MYGKRARSNNITMPPIFDIYRKPIFDESIRKAEYRTYAPFIKSFNCNDIVEFSINQVDSFFAMSETLLCIKGSLEITGNGGVKLANNVGAFLFDSCTYSESAREMETVRDPGIVSAVRAMTCYTQEDSNYMVMAGWNYPKDPILNAADHSFSIQMPLKHVFNIFNDYPLITCGRQTIRLVRARNDNDCIVITEKQNADKTTTVTTAKINITNIELRVKHIFPNDDIKLELMKSIQQDQPIVIPFRKWELHELPAITRGARREVWAVKTSTSVERPRYVIVFFQTNKRDKITADPTLFDNVNIQSIRLSLNGEYWPNERMQLDFSKTDYNEAYFNYTEFYPSYIHSQQKRPLLDFSAFKNRALFVIDCSKQEESMKASTVDVKLDIEANNGFPDNTKAYCIIIHDCVMEYFPLTEIVKSLN encoded by the coding sequence ATGTATGGAAAGAGAGCGCGTTCAAACAACATCACAATGCCTccaatatttgatatttatcGTAAGCCAATATTTGATGAATCGATTCGAAAGGCTGAATACCGAACTTATGCACCATTCATCAAATCATTCAACTGCAATGATATTGTCGAATTTAGCATTAATCAAGTTGACTCGTTTTTTGCAATGAGCGAAACCTTGTTATGCATTAAAGGATCACTCGAAATAACTGGAAATGGTGGCGTCAAACTAGCAAATAATGTGGGTGCCTTCCTTTTCGATTCGTGTACGTACAGCGAAAGCGCAAGGGAGATGGAAACAGTGCGGGATCCTGGCATCGTAAGTGCTGTACGTGCCATGACATGTTATACGCAAGAAGATTCTAATTATATGGTTATGGCTGGATGGAATTACCCTAAGGATCCAATTCTAAACGCTGCAGATCATTCATTCAGCATACAGATGCCTCTTAAGCATGTTTTCAACATTTTTAATGATTATCCATTGATTACGTGTGGTCGTCAAACAATAAGACTAGTTCGAGCTCGAAATGATAACGATTGCATAgttattacagaaaaacaaaacgcTGACAAAACTACAACTGTTACAACCGCTAAGATTAACATTACCAATATTGAGCTTAGAGTGAAGCACATATTCCCCAATGATGATATTAAATTGGAACTCATGAAATCTATTCAACAAGATCAACCTATAGTTATTCCGTTTAGAAAGTGGGAATTACATGAATTACCTGCTATTACGAGAGGTGCCAGGCGTGAAGTTTGGGCTGTTAAAACTAGCACATCAGTTGAAAGACCTCGTTATGTTATTGTTTTCTTTCAAACCAACAAACGCGACAAGATTACAGCTGATCCTACTTTATTTGACAATGTCAACATCCAAAGTATTAGATTATCGTTAAATGGAGAATACTGGCCAAACGAGAGAATGCAATTGGATTTTAGCAAAACCGATTACAATGAAGCCTATTTTAACTATACCGAATTTTATCCTAGCTACATACATTCCCAACAAAAACGACCTCTACTCGATTTCTCAGCTTTTAAGAATCGTGCATTGTTCGTTATCGATTGTTCGAAACAAGAAGAAAGCATGAAAGCATCCACCGTTGACGTAAAACTCGATATTGAAGCGAATAACGGTTTTCCCGACAATACCAAGGCCTATTGTATTATTATTCACGACTGTGTAATGGAGTACTTCCCTCTCaccgaaattgtaaaaagtctAAATTAG